The following are encoded together in the Flavobacterium haoranii genome:
- a CDS encoding site-specific integrase, with protein MASIKLVLRSNQQDQTGKSPLYIRIIKDRKTKFITAGLKLKESDWDEAKQRVKKSYPNSARMNAALAQKIADAEAQIADMERKVKSISVRKLKEAIKGKDVPNFFDYSTKYLARIKGNKSLSTYNNYDLLINKFKNWHGNKDVYFDDITVQMLNEYMSYMSNVLKNNHTTQRYSVMILAIVFKEAIKEDVIPSTMYPFSKLSLKKEKSKRHFLKKEQIEAYVNYKAKPGHLEDIYRDMFVFSIYAGGLRFGDVLGLQAKHFNWEEKRIKKVIHKTGRLHQFKIGQIAFDIITKYINEDSNPEDLIFNVIPNTELFLRSEEYRYEMIKSKNHSANFQLKRIAKKLKIETPVSFHVSRHSFATNALNNGMRIEHVSKLMDHNDISTTQIYAKIINEELDKAVDQYIN; from the coding sequence ATGGCATCAATTAAATTAGTTCTTCGCTCAAATCAGCAAGATCAAACAGGCAAAAGCCCTTTGTACATTAGAATTATAAAAGATAGAAAAACGAAATTTATCACAGCCGGACTCAAGCTTAAAGAAAGTGACTGGGATGAAGCAAAGCAGAGAGTTAAGAAAAGCTATCCGAATAGTGCTAGAATGAATGCAGCTTTGGCTCAGAAGATTGCTGATGCTGAAGCGCAAATTGCCGATATGGAAAGAAAGGTAAAGTCTATTTCAGTTCGAAAATTAAAAGAAGCCATTAAAGGAAAAGATGTGCCTAACTTTTTCGATTATTCAACAAAATATCTTGCTAGAATCAAAGGAAATAAATCATTAAGTACCTATAATAATTATGATTTATTAATAAATAAATTTAAAAATTGGCATGGAAATAAAGATGTTTATTTTGATGATATAACAGTTCAAATGTTGAATGAATACATGAGTTATATGAGTAATGTTTTGAAAAATAATCATACAACTCAAAGATATTCAGTTATGATTTTGGCGATTGTTTTTAAAGAAGCAATAAAAGAAGATGTTATTCCATCAACAATGTATCCATTTAGTAAATTGAGTTTAAAAAAAGAAAAAAGTAAAAGGCACTTTTTAAAAAAAGAACAAATAGAAGCGTATGTAAATTACAAAGCTAAACCCGGACATTTAGAAGATATTTATAGAGATATGTTTGTATTTTCAATTTATGCTGGTGGTTTACGATTTGGAGATGTATTAGGTTTACAAGCAAAACATTTTAATTGGGAAGAAAAAAGAATTAAAAAAGTAATACATAAAACGGGTAGATTACATCAGTTTAAAATTGGACAAATTGCTTTTGATATTATTACCAAATATATAAATGAAGATTCTAACCCAGAGGATTTAATTTTTAATGTAATTCCAAATACAGAATTGTTTTTAAGAAGTGAAGAGTATCGTTATGAAATGATAAAAAGTAAAAATCATTCTGCTAATTTTCAATTAAAAAGAATTGCTAAAAAACTAAAAATAGAAACACCAGTTTCATTTCACGTAAGTAGACATTCATTTGCAACCAATGCTTTAAATAACGGAATGAGAATTGAGCACGTATCAAAACTAATGGATCACAACGATATCAGTACTACTCAAATCTATGCAAAAATCATAAATGAAGAATTAGACAAAGCAGTAGACCAATACATAAATTAA
- a CDS encoding DUF7660 family protein, with product MTRIEFIEFLKEFKTDFDQNKENWENINLSDFLESMIAYTEDIQGFYDNMGMKINADNPTWENFSHILKGASIYE from the coding sequence ATGACAAGAATAGAATTTATTGAGTTTTTAAAAGAATTTAAAACTGACTTTGACCAAAACAAAGAAAATTGGGAAAACATCAATCTTTCTGATTTTTTAGAAAGTATGATTGCTTACACAGAAGATATTCAAGGCTTTTATGACAATATGGGAATGAAAATAAATGCAGATAATCCAACTTGGGAAAATTTCAGTCATATCTTAAAAGGTGCTTCAATTTATGAGTAA
- a CDS encoding DUF6705 family protein: MKRIVNIIILFLIFSTNSSCQVTATLPLNSYDYPNGAYLKDINNQLPFYVGTWEGIQNNKQYTFQFTVFNQQMIDFGNGHYEYLDALVAKFKVVDLSSSEVLYDNLSAVNYDDYEIFLGSIQLGTFFCLDKNNCNNLAKFKLYKVTGTTNQLNYNDFRLVEFGSIDECPYTNQEDIPIFLPTGDFILTKQ, translated from the coding sequence ATGAAAAGAATAGTAAACATAATTATACTTTTTTTGATATTCTCAACGAATTCAAGCTGTCAAGTTACAGCAACGCTGCCATTAAATAGTTATGATTATCCTAATGGAGCATACCTTAAAGATATTAACAATCAATTGCCATTTTATGTTGGTACTTGGGAGGGTATTCAAAATAATAAACAATATACTTTCCAATTTACAGTTTTTAACCAACAAATGATTGACTTTGGTAATGGTCATTATGAATACTTAGATGCTTTGGTTGCAAAATTTAAAGTTGTTGATTTATCCTCTTCAGAAGTGTTGTATGATAATTTATCAGCTGTAAATTATGATGATTATGAAATATTTTTAGGTTCAATACAACTTGGAACGTTTTTTTGTCTTGATAAGAATAATTGTAATAACTTAGCTAAGTTTAAGTTATATAAAGTAACTGGAACAACTAATCAGTTAAATTATAATGATTTTAGACTAGTAGAATTTGGAAGTATAGATGAATGTCCTTATACAAATCAAGAAGATATCCCAATATTTTTACCAACAGGTGATTTTATTTTAACAAAACAATAA
- a CDS encoding SulP family inorganic anion transporter, producing the protein MQKVFNLFDFSQKVNYKTEILAGLTVAMTMIPESLSFAILAGFPPLVGLYGAFIMGLITAIFGGRPGLISGGAGATVIVLIALMKSHGLDYVFGAIIIAGILQILVGIFKLGKFIRLVPQPVMYGFVNGLAVVIFMSQLEQFKTVINGETTWLTGNPMFVMLGLVALTIGIVYIFPKITKAIPASLVAIMVVFGLVLVFGIETKQVKDIASVSGSLPPLHIPSIPFNWETLQIIFPYGLVMAAVGLTEGLLTLNLVDEITASKGNSNRECLAQGTANIANGFFFGMGGCPMIAQTLVNLSAGSRARLSGIIGALTILIIILVGAPVIELLPMAALTGVMIMVAIGTFEWTSFKTFNKMPKSDIFVMIIVTLITIFMHNLALAVLIGVIISALVFAWENAKRIRARKYLDENGVKHYEIFGPLFFGSTTAFAEKFDIRNDPKEIIIDFAESRIADMSAIEAVNNITSKYAKLGKTVHLRHLSSDCIALLKNAEAIIDVNILEDPSYNVMQGK; encoded by the coding sequence ATGCAAAAAGTATTCAACTTATTCGATTTTTCTCAAAAAGTAAATTATAAAACTGAAATTTTAGCCGGACTTACGGTAGCAATGACCATGATTCCCGAATCGTTGTCTTTTGCAATACTAGCAGGCTTCCCTCCTCTTGTAGGTTTATATGGGGCTTTTATCATGGGATTAATTACCGCTATTTTTGGTGGTCGTCCAGGATTAATCTCCGGTGGAGCTGGAGCAACAGTAATTGTATTAATTGCTTTAATGAAATCTCACGGTTTAGATTATGTCTTTGGAGCTATTATTATTGCAGGTATTCTTCAAATACTGGTTGGAATATTTAAACTAGGTAAATTTATTCGCTTAGTTCCTCAACCTGTAATGTATGGTTTTGTTAACGGATTGGCTGTCGTTATCTTCATGTCGCAATTAGAGCAATTTAAAACGGTTATCAATGGCGAAACTACTTGGTTAACTGGTAATCCAATGTTTGTTATGTTAGGATTAGTTGCTTTAACTATCGGAATTGTTTACATATTTCCAAAAATCACAAAGGCAATTCCAGCTTCATTAGTAGCAATTATGGTTGTTTTTGGTCTTGTTTTAGTTTTCGGAATTGAAACCAAACAAGTAAAAGATATTGCTTCTGTAAGCGGAAGCCTTCCTCCTTTACACATTCCTTCAATTCCATTCAATTGGGAAACTTTACAAATCATTTTTCCTTACGGATTAGTAATGGCTGCTGTAGGTTTAACCGAAGGTTTATTGACGTTAAATTTAGTTGACGAAATTACAGCAAGCAAAGGAAATAGTAACCGCGAATGTTTAGCACAAGGAACTGCTAATATTGCTAACGGCTTCTTCTTTGGAATGGGTGGTTGTCCAATGATTGCTCAAACCTTAGTGAACTTATCTGCTGGTTCTAGAGCTCGATTATCAGGAATTATTGGTGCTTTAACTATTTTAATCATCATTTTAGTTGGTGCTCCAGTTATTGAATTGTTACCAATGGCTGCATTAACAGGTGTTATGATAATGGTTGCCATCGGAACTTTTGAATGGACGAGTTTTAAGACCTTCAACAAAATGCCTAAATCGGATATTTTTGTAATGATTATTGTTACATTAATTACGATTTTCATGCATAATTTGGCTTTGGCTGTTTTAATTGGAGTAATCATTTCTGCTTTAGTTTTTGCTTGGGAAAATGCAAAACGTATTCGTGCGCGTAAATATTTAGATGAAAATGGTGTAAAACATTATGAGATTTTCGGACCATTATTTTTTGGTTCCACTACAGCATTTGCAGAGAAATTTGATATTCGAAACGACCCAAAAGAAATTATTATCGATTTTGCTGAAAGTAGAATTGCAGATATGAGTGCAATAGAAGCAGTAAATAATATTACAAGCAAATATGCGAAACTAGGTAAAACAGTTCATTTACGACATTTAAGTAGCGATTGTATTGCATTATTAAAAAACGCAGAAGCAATTATTGATGTCAACATCCTAGAAGATCCTTCTTATAATGTTATGCAAGGGAAATAA
- a CDS encoding M14 family zinc carboxypeptidase, with product MRNLSILFVFCVQFITAQNLKTPFELGNGNQSTTYAECISFYEKLDHQFETILMQKMGLTDSGEPLHIISFSSDKNFDYNSNKAVILVNNGIHPGEPDGIDATMMFMRDLATNKIKVPKNTIVVAIPVYNIGGMLNRNSHSRANQNGPEAYGFRGNARNYDLNRDFIKSDSKNSRSFQEIFQLVNPDMFIDNHVSNGADYQYTFTCIATQHQRLGGKLGEFYKNEMHPAIMQKLKQKNIESVPYVNIHGDMPDNGFAQFMDTPRYATGYTTLFNSLGSVPETHMLKPFKDRVKVTYEYMVETINYVDQNVSKIKALKNQNLENYKAGMQYPLKWEIDSAKVSYIDFMGYKGGYKPSDVSGKQRLYYDKKQPFTKKIPFYNDYKATKEVTIPSFYVIPQSQWPVIELLKLNKIEIQPLAQDTEIEVESYKIASYETTKHPYEGHYGHYNTSVSKSTQKIKFRKGDFMVTTNQKGVKFLLETLEPEAVDSYFNWNFFDPILQQKEYFSAYVFEDLAKELLDKNPDLKTEFETKKQNDTKFSENAEAQLDWIYSHSEYYEKAHLQYPIYRVL from the coding sequence ATGCGAAATTTATCAATACTATTCGTTTTTTGTGTCCAATTTATTACAGCTCAAAACCTAAAAACACCTTTCGAATTAGGCAACGGAAATCAATCGACAACCTATGCAGAATGTATATCATTTTATGAAAAATTAGATCATCAATTCGAAACGATACTGATGCAAAAAATGGGGTTGACAGATAGCGGCGAACCGTTACATATTATTAGTTTTTCTTCAGATAAGAACTTTGATTACAACTCAAATAAAGCAGTCATTTTGGTCAACAACGGAATTCATCCTGGCGAGCCAGATGGAATTGACGCTACCATGATGTTCATGCGAGATTTAGCGACCAATAAAATTAAAGTCCCAAAAAATACAATTGTAGTGGCAATTCCTGTGTATAATATTGGCGGAATGTTAAATAGAAATTCGCATTCACGCGCTAATCAAAACGGACCAGAAGCATACGGATTTAGAGGAAATGCTCGCAATTATGATTTAAATCGAGATTTCATTAAATCGGATTCAAAAAACTCTAGAAGTTTCCAAGAAATTTTCCAATTGGTAAATCCAGATATGTTTATCGATAATCACGTTTCAAACGGTGCCGATTATCAATATACTTTTACTTGTATTGCCACTCAGCATCAGCGCTTAGGTGGAAAATTAGGCGAATTCTATAAAAACGAAATGCATCCTGCAATTATGCAAAAACTGAAGCAAAAAAATATTGAAAGTGTTCCTTATGTTAACATTCATGGCGATATGCCCGACAACGGATTTGCACAATTTATGGATACTCCTCGTTATGCTACTGGTTATACAACTCTTTTCAATTCCTTAGGTTCTGTTCCAGAAACGCATATGTTAAAACCTTTTAAAGATCGTGTAAAAGTTACTTACGAATATATGGTAGAAACAATAAATTATGTAGACCAAAACGTTTCAAAAATTAAGGCTTTAAAAAATCAAAACTTAGAAAATTATAAAGCAGGAATGCAATATCCTTTAAAATGGGAAATAGATTCTGCAAAAGTTTCTTACATCGATTTTATGGGTTATAAAGGTGGTTATAAACCAAGTGATGTTTCAGGAAAACAACGATTATATTACGATAAAAAACAACCTTTTACCAAGAAAATTCCGTTTTATAATGATTATAAAGCAACAAAAGAAGTTACAATTCCGAGTTTTTATGTTATTCCACAATCACAATGGCCCGTTATTGAGCTATTAAAACTGAATAAAATTGAAATACAACCATTAGCTCAAGATACTGAAATTGAAGTAGAAAGTTATAAAATTGCTTCATATGAAACGACTAAACATCCTTATGAAGGTCATTACGGACATTATAATACTTCGGTTTCAAAATCAACCCAAAAAATTAAGTTTAGAAAAGGAGATTTCATGGTTACAACCAATCAAAAAGGTGTAAAATTTTTATTGGAAACACTAGAACCTGAAGCTGTTGACAGTTATTTTAATTGGAACTTTTTTGATCCAATTTTACAACAAAAAGAATATTTTTCAGCTTATGTTTTTGAAGATTTGGCGAAAGAATTATTAGATAAAAACCCTGATTTAAAGACTGAATTTGAAACTAAAAAACAAAACGATACAAAATTTTCTGAAAATGCTGAGGCACAACTCGATTGGATTTATAGTCATTCAGAATATTATGAAAAAGCACATTTGCAGTATCCTATCTACAGAGTTTTATAA
- a CDS encoding TolC family protein — MERFFDDANLNQLIDSALVNNKELNILMQKVNMAANEIQARKGEYLPSVNLGLGADVDKVGEFTRNGAVEKNLPIRDGKAFPEPLTNYQYGLYSNWELDIWKKLRNAKKVAVMEYMASQEGKNFLVTNLVAEIASSYYELVALDNQLKNLEQNIAIQTNALEIVKLLKESARTTSLAVKRFEAEVQKNKSEMYSLKQEIVETENRINFLVGRTPQAVIRTSDNFMNTQPKFVNSGLPSQLLENRPDVRKAELEMQAAKLNIKVAKANFYPSLGLKAGVGFEAFNPEFLLESPASLLYSVAGEALMPLVNRNAIKATYKNANAKQVQAAYEYEQTLLNAYIEVVNQLSKIDNLQNNYQLKNDQVSSLDASVEIANQLFQSARADYMEVLLTQRDVLEAKTALIDTRRDQMIATINLYRALGGGWN, encoded by the coding sequence ATGGAAAGATTTTTTGATGATGCGAACTTAAATCAATTAATCGATTCAGCTTTAGTAAACAATAAAGAGCTTAATATTTTAATGCAGAAGGTTAATATGGCTGCAAATGAAATTCAAGCTAGAAAAGGTGAGTATTTACCAAGTGTAAATCTTGGACTTGGTGCAGATGTTGATAAAGTAGGTGAGTTTACACGTAACGGAGCAGTTGAGAAAAATCTTCCAATTAGAGATGGAAAAGCTTTTCCTGAACCTCTTACAAATTATCAATATGGACTTTATAGTAATTGGGAACTAGATATTTGGAAAAAATTACGCAATGCAAAAAAAGTTGCAGTAATGGAATATATGGCATCTCAAGAAGGAAAAAATTTCTTAGTAACTAACTTAGTAGCCGAAATTGCTTCATCTTATTATGAATTAGTTGCTCTAGATAACCAATTAAAAAATTTAGAACAAAATATAGCTATTCAAACCAATGCATTAGAAATTGTAAAACTGCTAAAGGAATCTGCAAGGACCACTTCATTAGCAGTAAAACGATTTGAAGCTGAAGTTCAAAAGAATAAAAGTGAAATGTATAGTTTAAAGCAAGAAATTGTAGAAACTGAAAACAGAATTAACTTTTTAGTAGGTAGAACTCCACAAGCTGTAATAAGAACATCTGATAATTTTATGAACACACAACCTAAGTTTGTTAACTCAGGTTTACCATCTCAATTATTAGAAAATAGACCAGATGTAAGAAAAGCAGAATTAGAAATGCAAGCTGCAAAATTGAATATCAAAGTAGCAAAAGCAAATTTTTATCCTTCTTTAGGTCTAAAAGCTGGTGTAGGTTTTGAAGCTTTCAATCCTGAGTTTTTATTAGAATCTCCAGCATCATTATTGTACTCTGTTGCTGGTGAAGCATTAATGCCATTGGTAAATAGAAATGCTATTAAAGCAACCTATAAAAATGCAAATGCTAAACAAGTTCAAGCAGCATACGAATATGAACAAACGTTATTAAACGCTTATATTGAGGTAGTTAATCAATTGTCTAAAATAGATAATTTACAGAACAACTACCAATTAAAGAATGATCAAGTTAGTTCTTTAGATGCATCTGTAGAAATTGCAAATCAATTATTCCAATCGGCTCGTGCTGATTATATGGAAGTTTTGTTAACGCAACGTGATGTATTAGAAGCAAAAACAGCATTAATTGATACTCGTAGAGATCAAATGATTGCTACTATTAATTTGTATCGCGCTTTAGGCGGTGGCTGGAATTAA